One genomic segment of Coffea arabica cultivar ET-39 chromosome 6e, Coffea Arabica ET-39 HiFi, whole genome shotgun sequence includes these proteins:
- the LOC113704620 gene encoding uncharacterized protein, whose amino-acid sequence MTLRSGKEILGPEPVIPKDKDEEKIENKLEREDGNSANPKVLPNPIITVKTNPPPFPNRLEKSKKQDKEKEILEVFRKVEINIPLLDAIKQVPKYAKFLRDLCVNQRRLRGDERVIVGENVPAVLQRNLPPKCGDPNVLVKVNDLVFSTDFYVLDMDDDHSPDPSPLLLGIPFMSTAQTKIDVNKVQEVFETVGSDELEVVLTKHLELETTLEEEKLIRVLREHKEAIGWTITDIKGISPSICMHRIRLEEDAKPVRQAQRRLNPLMMEVVKKEILKLLDMGIIFAISDCPWVSPIQVVPKKAGVTVEANQTGYFQMAIASEDQEKTTFTCRVQTDAIRVVQCTCNIPEVYGFYRRFIKNFSKIGVPLVQLLQKDVTFEFDDKCERAFDKLKELLTSPSIIQPCDWSLPFKIMCDASDHAVGAVLRQRVGKAAHVIYYEFDLELRDKKGSENLVADHLSRIPVGEKNELLKDAFPEEHLFSLKSQLPWLKLFPGVPLSSRARVMTYRELMIRIARKDSCPYDVPAS is encoded by the exons ATGACCCTAAGGAGCGGGAAGGAAATTCTGGGGCCTGAGCCTGTAATCCCTAAGGACAAGGATGaggaaaagattgaaaataaACTTGAGAGGGAGGACGGCAATAGTGCAAATCCAAAGGTACTTCCAAACCCAATAATCACAGTTAAAACTAACCCGCCTCCTTTCCCTAACAGGTTGGAAAAATCGAAGAAACAGGATAAGGAGAAGGAAATCTTGGAGGTGTTTCGCAAAGTAGAGATTAATATCCCCCTCTTAGACGCAATCAAACAAGTACCGAAATATGCCAAGTTCTTAAGGGACTTGTGTGTCAATCAAAGGCGGTTGAGGGGAGATGAAAGGGTCATTGTAGGGGAGAATGTGCCAGCGGTCCTGCAGAGAAATCTTCCACCAAAGTGTGGGGACCCAA ATGTGTTGGTAAAAGTTAATGATTTGGTATTTTCAactgatttttatgtgcttgaTATGGATGATGATCACTCACCCGATCCCTCACCTTTGTTATTGGGTATACCCTTTATGAGCACAGCAcaaacaaaaattgatgttaataaag TGCAGGAAGTGTTTGAAACTGTTGGCAGCGATGAATTGGAAGTTGTTTTGACCAAGCACCTCGAGTTGGAGACGACTCTTGAG GAGGAGAAGTTGATCCGAGTCCTTAGAGAGCATAAAGAGGCGATAGGTTGGACCATCACAGACATCAAGGGAATCAGCCCCTCCATCTGTATGCACCGGATTAGACTCGAAGAGGATGCTAAACCTGTACGGCAGGCTCAAAGGAGGCTCAATCCCCTCATGATGGAAGTGgtgaagaaagaaattttgaaactgTTAGATATGGGGATCATCTTTGCGATATCAGATTGCCCTTGGGTGAGCCCGATCCAGGTAGTCCCAAAGAAGGCAGGAGTGACGGTAGAAGCCAACCAAACGG GATATTTTCAGATGGCAATTGCATCAGAGGACCAAGAGAAGACGACCTTCACGTGTCGCGTACAGACGGATGCCATTCGGGTTGTGCAATGCACCTGCAACATTCCAGAGGTGTATG GTTTTTATCGAAGGTTCatcaagaatttttcaaaaattggagtCCCGTTGGTCCAACTCTTACAAAAAGATGTGACCTTCGAATTTGATGACAAATGTGAGAGAGCCTTCGATAAGTTGAAGGAACTATTAACCTCGCCATCGATCATTCAACCCTGTGACTGGAGTTTACCATTTAAGATTATGTGCGATGCCAGTGATCATGCTGTAGGGGCTGTATTGAGACAAAGAGTAGGAAAGGCAGCTCACGTCATCTACTAT GAATTTGACCTGGAGCTAAGGGATAAAAAAGGCTCAGAGAACCTAGTAGCCGACCATTTAAGTCGCATACCAGTTGGGGAGAAGAACGAGCTATTGAAGGATGCATTCCCTGAAGAGCATCTATTTTCTTTAAAGTCTCAATTGCCTTG GCTTAAGCTCTTCCCAG GTGTCCCTCTATCATCACGCGCCCGCGTCATGACGTATAGAGAGCTCATGATCAGAATCGCCAGAAAGGATTCCTGCCCttatgacgtgcccgcgtcatga